CCAGTAAGCAAATATCCCCTTTCGTCATTTGCCAGCCCGGCAAGCAGATATTGAACCTGCTTCATGTCCCGCTGCAGTTCATTCAGTTTGCGCAGCTCCTGCGCCTGGTCTGCAATTTCACGAATAGATGTTACAGCTAAAATACTGCTGCCGGTGAGAGCTGCAATCAGCAGCGCTACCAACACAATTAATTTAATTCTGATATTCATTTACATTCCTCCCGGGCTTAATGCTCTTATTTATATCGGGAGGTGTTACTTGCTTTGTTACACTAATGTTGGAAAGCATCATAATACTCCATTCCGAAGACCTTTTTACTACGTAACCTCTCAGTTCCGTGGTCTTGGAATGTACTCTAAGTCAGCTTCCAATCTTCCTGCTCTTCGGTATATACGGCGATCAGCACCACGGCGGTATCTTCGCCTATATTTTGGACCTTGTGGGGGGTACAGGCGTTCCAACTGAAGGCGTCTCCTTCTTCCAGCATGGCTTCATCTTCGCCTTGTTCCACGCGGATCTTGCCCCGGATGACCAGATGTGTCTCCTCGCCTTCGTGGGCATGGGGGTGTTCGCCGGTTGATGACCCGGGTGGAAACTCGACGAGCACCATCCGCATATTTTTCGTCCTCCCAAGATGGGACACTTTCAAATGTTCGGGGCCGCTGGTCGTCTGCATGCGCTCAGGAGCCCGCACAATCTGAATTCTTTCCTCTTTGCGCAGCAGCAGGTAGGCGATCGGCACCTTAAGCGCACCGGCAATGCTTTCCAGCGTTGCGATGGAAGGAGAGGTTTTGTTGGTTTCGACCTGGCTCATGAACCCTTGGGAAAGACCGGTCTGTTCGCAAATTTGGGCGATCGTAATATTTTTGCGCTTGCGTATGGCACGAATTGTGGAACCGATATCCACCGGCGGTCACCTCGTTTGAAGGAATTAATGTAGTCATTCAAATATCTTATCATTTTCGGCGGCGGTGCGGCCATTCAGATCGAATAAACTCGCATCGAATAAACACGAGAAAATCAGTTAATAGATTACAATTAGTCAGTAACTATATTTAATATTGACAAACCTCATTATTTTGTTTATGTTTATTTACATAAAAAAATAATATATATTACTTATAGTTTGAAAGGAGAAATGAATAATGAAAAACACGGTGACGATTTTGATGAGAGTGGTACTCGGGGGGTTATTTCTCGCTCACGGGATCAGCAAGCTGCAAATGGGGCTCGGCAACGTTGCGGGATGGTTCGAAAGCATCGGTGTTCCCGGATTCTTGGCCTATGTGGTGGCGGCGGTTGAACTCATCGGCGGCGTTATGTTGATATTGGGCCTGTTCACGCGATATGTGTCGGTCGTGCTGATTGCGGTGCTTGTCGGAGCGGTATTTACCGCCAAACTGTCGGCCGGTCTTCTCGGTAACGGGCAGTCCGCCGGATATGAACTGGACCTGGCCTTTATTCTGATTGCCCTGTATCTGGCCGTAGCAGGACGAACTGGTCTGTCGCTGGACAGCGCGCTGTTCGATAAAGGGAACCGTAGCTGATGGACGCGCCGTATGAATACACGGGGGTCAGGGCTATCAATATTATAAGCTGAAGAGTCTCGGGAATCCGGTCCGTGAAATGTTCGACCGCGCGGTTGGCCTGCTGGAACAATTTATTGAATTTGCTTCGGAAAAATATGCGGTTGATCCCGCGCGGCGTTATGTCATGGGCTTCAGCCAGGGCGCGATTCTCGCGATGACTCTTGCGTTTAAGTAACAGGGACGAACCGCCGGGATCTGCTCAGCTTTTTGCTGGAAGACAGTCTAATCTCAGAGAAGAAGGAGTGAAACGCCATGTTGCCATCATACTTTTTTGCGCACGGCGCGCCGTCGCTTGTTATTGAAGACCACGAGTATACCGCTTTTTTGAAAAATCTTGCCGCCTCGCTGCCCCGTAAGCCAAAGGCAATTGTAATCTTTTCCGCCCATTGGGAGCATAAGGTCCAGCAGGTCAGTGCGGTCCAAACCCATGGGACTATCTATGATTTCTCCGGTTTTCCGGATGAATTGTACCGGATGACGTATCCGGCTTCCGGAGACGCCGCGCTTAGCGAACAAGTCTTGTCGCTGCTGAATGGGACAGGAATCCCGGTCGTACCCGACACAAGCCGGGGGCTCGACCACGGCTCCTGGGCGGTGCTGAAGCTCATCTACCCGGACGCGGACATTCCCGTCGTAGCGCTGTCGGTGAACCGGTACTTGAGCAATGCGGAGCAGTACGAGATTGGAAAAGCGCTGGGTGAGCTGCGCGAGCAGGATGTACTCATCATCGGGAGCGGCGGAATCGTCCACAATCTGCGGCAGATCAAGTGGGGCGCCGGAGCAGAAGACGTAGATCCATGGGCGCTGGAATTCGATACCTGGATTGAGAAGCGTCTGGAGGACTGGAATTTGGATGAGTTGTTCCGCTACCGGGAGCTGGCTCCTTACGCAGATCGCGCTGTTCCCACAAGTGAGCATTTCATTCCGCTGTTGCTGGCGATGGGTAGCGGGGATGCGGTCCGCAATGCGGAGCTTCTTCACCGCAGCTATCAGTGGGGAAGCCTGAGCCTGACGGCCTGGCAGTTCAACTGAATAAAGACGAAGACGGAGGACGTCTCCACATACACCCCTGGCAGAACAGGCAGCGTTCCACTGCTGGGGGATTACTCCAACCAATTCCGGGCATCCCCGGTTCGATTCTACCCTTATACAAGGAGCCTCAACGAACAAGACTTGAGAAAAATGAAAAATCACCATTGAAAAACTAATCGTATTAGTTTATTATAAAACTAATACGATTAGTTTATGTTTTTTCACGGAAAGCCAAATTTAATTACAGGATGGGAGAGGAATGGAACATGATCGGAATATTGCAAATGCTTAACCTTTCGCTTCGTTTTTTGCTGGAGATCGTTGTCCTGATCGTTTACGGGTTTTGGGGTTACCGGTTGGGAGGCAGTGGCTGGAGCAGAACATTGCTCTGCCTGGGTTTGCCGCTGATCGCGGCCGTAGTTTGGGCAATCCTGGGCGCTCCCGGAGCCTCCTACGCTCTGCCCGCCCCGCTGCATCTGCTGCTAGAGATTCTGATGTTCGGAACGCCGATCGTTCTGCTGATCCTGATGAACCGGCCCGGACAGGCAGCGGTGTATGGGATCGCGGTTCTGGTCAATAAGCTGCTGATGGTTATCTGGAACCAGTAGTCTCATAAAGAATCGGCAGAGCAGTTGTGAAGATAATTTAACAATTTGTCCTGGGACTTTATGCGGAAAAATAATTATTCATTTTCTGTTTACTTATGCATGATAATGAAAAAGTCAATAGGTTGAATTGTTTTTGCTAAGCGTAATTCAGATCGTTTGTTTTACTTATTAAATCGCCTGTATAGGCGGTTTTTTTGTTTATTTCGGATCGGTTAACTGTGATTTTTTGTGAGTGAACCTTGACCGAAAGCCGAAGGGATGTATTGAGAATCGGAGGTTTTTTTCACTTTTATGCAGAAAAAACTGCTTGGTAGATCGTATAATCCGAAAAAAAAGGCGTTCCATGTCATTGACAAATTTTTCGAGAAAGCTTTAAAGTGTTAAAGTACATTAATCTTATAGGAATAATAATTAAAAATTAGGGAAAGGAGGATTTTAGGAAAAACTTGGAAAGCTCCAAACCATATTGATTAAAAAGGGGAAATCAAAATGACTAAATCCAGAAAAATCATTATTGCCGCTATTTCTTTGATCGTCGTAATTCTTATTGCCGGAGGCGCGTGGCTGCAGGTCAGCGGCTCTTCAAAAAATGAAACTCTGGTGTTCGGGGTCGCGCCTGGGCCTTACGGGGATATGATCCGCAAAGCGATTCAGCCTGAGCTGGAGAAGAAAGGCTACAAAGTGGAGATCAAGGAGTTTACGGATTATGTTCAGCCGGATCTGGCGCTCGGCAACAAGGAAATCACAGCTAATCTGTTCCAGCATGAACGCTATCTGAAGAAATTTTCTGCCGATCACAGTCTTGAACTGTCTTCGATTACCAATGTGCCTACTGCAGCGCTGGGTGTATATTCCAAGACGCTCACAGCCGGAAGTCTGGAAGAATTGAAGAGCAAGCTGAAGCCAGGCGATATTGTTTCGGTGCCGAATGATCCTACGAATCAGGCAAGAGCGCTGCAGGTGCTGGTTAAATCGGGCCTGATTACGATCAAGAATGAAATTGACCCTACGAAAGCTTCCGAAAAAGATATTGATCAAAACCCGTACGGGCTTGTATTCCAGCCGGTTGAAGCCGCCCAGCTTCCCCGTTCGCTCGACAGCGTCACCTTGTCCGCCATTAATGGCAACTATGCCATCGCCGCCGGCATTCCGCTGGGAACGGCTGTGATTAAGGAAGAGCTGTCCGAGGATCTGAAGAACGTGATCGCCATCAGAACGGAAGATAAGGACAAAGATTTTGCCAAAGCTATTGTGGAGGTTGTGAATTCTGAAGCCTTCAAGAATGAAATCGAGAGCGATCAGCATGAATTCAAAGATTTCCAAAGACCTCAGTGGTATTCGGAGAAATGGAACATTGCCAACAAATAGCTCTTCTAACAACGCATAAGGGGTGTGGGGGTCATGATCCGGTTTGAGAATATCTCTGTGAAATATACATTGAAGAGCAAGCAGGAGGTAGAGGCTGTTCGCGGTGTAACGCTGGAGATTGGGGAAGGGGAAATTTTCGGGATCGTTGGCACTAGCGGAGCGGGAAAAAGCACGCTGCTGCGGACAATCAATCTGCTGCAAAGACCTACGGACGGAAGAATTCTGATTGGTGGGAACGATATTACCCACTTAAAGGGAGAAGCGCTGAGACAGCTGCGTTTAAAGACGGGAATGATCTTTCAGCATTTCAACCTGATTCATAATAAAACGGTCTTTGATAATATTGCCTTCGCCATGAGATCGGCGGGAAAATCTAAGAGCGAGATCGAGCGGAGAGTGCCGGAAGTGCTTGAACTGGTCGGTCTGCTCGACAAGGCAAAGAGCTATCCGTCTAACTTAAGCGGCGGCCAGAAGCAGCGGGTGGGGATCGCAAGATCGATTGCCAACGATCCGCAGATTCTGCTGTGCGACGAACCGACTTCCGCTCTCGATATGGAGACGACCCAATCCATACTTGATCTGCTTAAGGAGATTAACAATCGTCTTAAGATTACGACGGTCATTATTTCGCATGAAATGGACGTTATCAAAAAAATATGCGATAAGGTAGCGGTCATGAGCAAAGGCGAGGTCGTGGAGACAGGAGATGTATTCCGGATTTTTGCGGTTCCCGAACATCCATTCACCAAACAATTGGTCAACAGCACGCTGGATTTGGAATTGCCGCGGAAATTGAACGAGAATCGCACGAAACGGCTCTTTAAGCTGGTGTACAGGGGCGAAAGGGCCGAAGAACCGGTGATTAGCGAAACGGTCAGAAAGTTCCCCGTCGATATGAATATTCTCCATGGCAAAATTGAATACATCGCGGAACAGCCGATAGGAGTTCTCATTCTGAATTTGGAAGGCGCCAAGGAAAGTGTGGATTCCGCTGTTTCCTATTTAAGAACCAGAGTGGCGGAGGTGGAGGAGCTGCATGCTTAGTCTAAGCGTTACAGGACTGATAACGGATTTGATCAAGGCCTTTATGGAGACTTTTTTAATGTGCGGCATCTCGATATTCATTTCCATTGTACTCGGACTGCCGCTTGGCCTGTTCATTTATATTACCCGGGAGGGTCTGTTCTGGCAGAACCGGATTCTCCATTTAATCGGCGGACTGCTTGTAAATATTGTTCGTTCGACGCCTTTTGTAATCTTGCTCGTTCTTTTAATTCCGGTCACTCATATGCTTACCGGAACAACGATCGGTCCGCTCGCCGCATCGGTTCCGCTTTCGGTCGCTGCCGTCGCTTTTTATGCGCGGCTTGTAGAGGGATCGCTTGTTGAAGTCGACAAAGGCGTGCTTGAAGCCGCAACCGCAATGGGCGCGACGAACGGTCGGATCATCCGGGAGGTCCTGCTGGTTGAAGCGCTGCCCGGACTGCTGCGGGGATTGACGGTCACGGTTGTCAGCCTGGTCGGTTATACGGCGATGGCGGGAATTGTGGGCGGAGGCGGCGTCGGAGATTTGGCCATCCGGTTCGGTTATTACCGTTACGAAACGAATGTCATGATTATAACCGTTGTGTTGCTGATTGTTCTCGTACAGGTGATTCAGAGTCTTGGAGAACTGATTGCGGGAGAGACGGACAAAAGGTAAATCGTCAACAAATGCCGCGATGTGCGGGCGTGAAAATCAATTGGAGGAGGGCACTTGAATAATGGGCGATAAGTACTGGAACCGGGAACTGGAGACATTGCCGCATGACGAGCTTGAGGCGTATCAATTGGTTCAGCTCCGCGAGCATTTGCAATTTGCCTACAGCCGCTCGGGTTATTATAAAGAGGCGTTTGACCTGCACGGAGTCAAGCCTGTCGATTTGAACCGACTTGAGGATATCCGCAAATTTCCTTTCGTGAACAAACAGATTGAGCGGGAAAGACAGCTGAAAAAGCCGCTGCTCGGCGATATGGCAGCCGTTGATGAAGAAGATGTCGTGTTCGTGTCCGCCTCAAGCGGCTCGACGGGGATTCCAACGGTGAGTCCTTTTACCAAAACGGATTTTGATGAATACCAGGATGTGCAGAGCCGGTTGTTCTGGGCAGCAGGCATGAGACCGAAAGACCGGTATGTGCATGCCTTGAATTTCACCCTGTTCGTTGGCGGACCGGATGTAATCGGCGCGCAAAATCTGGGAGCCTTGTGCATTTGGGCAGGGACGGTTCCATCCGAACGGCTGCTATTTATCTTGAAAGAATTTCAGCCTACGATCATCTGGACGACGCCGTCCTATGCCTGGTATCTGGGGGAGACGGCAAGGAAGCAGGGGATTGATCCGGCCAAGGATCTTGCCATCCGTACGATTATTGTAGCCGGAGAGCCTGGGGGTTCCATAGAAGCCACCCGTGAAGCGATCGAACGTCTGTGGGACGCGAAGATCGTTGACTTCTACGGCATTTCGGATATATTCGGGGCCTGCGCGGGCATGTGCGAGGAGCGGAACGGCCTCCATATCGCTGAAGACCATATTTTGGTTGAAGTCATCAATCCGGCTACTCTGGAACCGGTGGCGGACGGCGAACGCGGAGAACTGGTTCTGACGACCCTGCGCAAGTCGGCACGCCCGATGATCCGGTTCCGCACAGGGGATATTGGAACCTTTGACCGGCAGCCGTGCAGCTGCGGCCGGACGCACGGACGGATTCATATCGCTGGGCGGCTGGACGATATGTTTATCGTCTCCGGCGTTAATGTTTTTCCAAGCGATATTGAATTTGTGGTCCGGAATATGCCGGAACTGACCGGGGAATATCAGGTAACTCTTTCTAATGAAAATTATGCCACAAAGTATAAAGTTTCAGTGGAACGCGCGGAAGGAAATGAAGAATCAAGCGAGGCGATTGCCGTCAAAGTATCCGAGAAGTTAAAGACCCGGCTCGGTGTCCGGCCGTCCGAAGTATCCGTGCTGGAAGCGAATGTGCTGCCAAGAGCGACGCACAAGGCGAAGCGCATCGTCGATCTGAGAGAGCAAAATACACAAAGGGAAGCGAGTGTTGATCATGCCAGAGCTTAGCAGAAGGCTGGAGGTATTCTCCGAATCGGTCATCCGCCGGATGACCCGGATTGCCAACGCGCACGGTGCGGTAAATTTATCACAGGGATTTCCCGATTTTGACCCGCCCGAAGAACTGAAACGGGCGCTGGTGAATACAGCGGAAGGCTCGATTCACCAATATGCCGTCACTTGGGGCGCGCCGAATTTCCGTGAAGCGCTGGCGGTGAAGCAGTCCAAGCTTCTCGGAATTCCGATCAATCCGGACACCGAGATTGTCGTCACCTGCGGAAGCACGGAAGCCATGATGGCGGCCATGATGACGGTCTGCAATCCGGGAGACAAGGTGATCGTCTTTTCCCCGTTCTATGAGAACTATGCGGCGGACGCTATCTTGTCGGGGGCCGAGCCGATTTATGTGGCGCTGAAACCGCCAGCCTTCGGCTTTGACGCCGATGAGCTGGAGGCGGCATTCCGCCAGAAGCCCAAGGCGCTTATTCTCTGCAATCCCTCGAATCCGACAGGGAAAGTGTTCAGCCGGGAAGAGCTGCTGATTATCGCCGGTCTGGCGGAGAAATACGATACGTTTGTCATTACTGATGAAGTGTACGAGCATATTGTATACGAGCCATTTGAACATACGTACTTCGCCTCGCTTCCCGGAATGTTCGAGCGGACACTGTCGTGCAGCTCGCTGTCCAAAACCTATTCCATAACCGGCTGGAGACTCGGCTACCTGATCGCTCCTGCCGCGATTGCCGAGGGCGCGCGCAAAATTCACGATTTCCTTACCGTCGGCGCGGCCGCTCCGCTGCAGGAGGCGGCGGTGACCGCACTGCATTTTCCGGAGAGCTATTACACGGATTTGACCAGGCTGTACAGTGAGAAGCGCAATCTGTTTCTGGATGGATTGGAGAGCCTGGGGCTGAAGTATACCGTGCCGCAGGGCGCGTATTATGTCATGGTGGATATTTCGGAATTTGGCGCAAGCGACGATGTGTCATTCTGCGAATGGATGGCAAGGGAAGTCGGCGTAGCCGCCGTTCCCGGCTCCAGCTTCTTCCGTGAACCGATCAGTCATCTGATCCGTTTCCATTTTGCCAAACGGCAGGAGACCCTGCATGATGCGCTGAACCGTCTGGAACTGCTGCGTCAAAAAGCGGCCAAGGTGGCCTTATGATCGAGATCAGATGGCACGGCCGCGGCGGTCAAGGCAGCTTCACCGCCTCTAAGCTGCTTGGCTCGGCGGTCACTTTGTACGGCAGCAAGCATGCGCTTGCGTTCCCTTCTTTCGGACCGGAGCGGCGCGGCGCGCCGATGCAGGCTTTTACGAAGATTGATGATGTCCGGATTCGGGACCGCAGCGAAATCACCCGGTGTGACTATATTGTCGTGCTGGATGAAACGCTGTATCGGCAGGAACTGTTGTCCGATTTGAAGGAGGATGGCAAGCTGATTCTGAATGCGTCCAGACCGGAAAAATATCAAGAACAAGGAGGCAGCCGGATTATCGCGCTCGATGCTACTTCGGTTGCCCTGGAAATACTGAACAGACCGATTACAAATACGGCCATGCTGGGCGCACTGATCGGAGTTTCCGGCATTACGGGCGTAGAATCCGTACTTGAGGGCATGTCCCATTTTCTCAAAGGAAGCCTACTGGATAAGAACCGCCAGGTTGTGTCCCGGATTTATGACGAAGCAAGGAGGCTGCAGGATGAACCGACCCGCATTGCGCAAATACGTTAATCCCCAATTTTTGTCCGACCTGCCGGAAGGTCCGTGCTATGATGCCGGTCATTTGGTCACTGTGAATGCGGGTTGGCGGACCCGTAAGCCGGTTCTGGACTCCGAGGCGTGTACAGGCTGTTATATCTGTTATATGAACTGTCCGGAAGGCGTAATCTTCAAATCGGACGACAAAGTTGATATTGATTATGATTTCTGCAAAGGCTGCGGAATCTGCGCGAACGGCTGTCCCAAGGATGCCATAGTGATGATCAGAGAGGGGGAGGCGTAGCATGGGACAACGGGCTTTTTTGTGCGGAAATGAGGCGGTTGCCGAAGGCGTAAGGCTGTCGGCGCCGCATGTTATCGCCGCTTATCCGATTACACCGCAGACGGTTGTGGTGGAACGTCTGGCGGAAATGGTGGAGGATGGCAGCGTCAAAGCGGAGTTCATGCACGTTGAATCCGAGCATTCGGCGCTGTCCGCCTCGATGGGCGCAAGCGCGGTCGGAGCCAGAACCTTCTCCTCGACCTCTTCGCAAGGACTGGTCTATATGGCCGAATGTCTGCATTACGCCAGCGGCGGCCGCTTCCCGATCGTAATGATGAATGCGAACCGGTCGCTTGCGCTGCCCTGGAGCATTTACGGCGACCACCGGGACTCCATGTCACTGCTGGACTGCGGATGGATTCAGGTGTATACGGAGGATGCTCAGGAGTCGCTGGATATGGTTCTCCAGGCGTATGCCATTGCGGAGCACCCGGAGGTGCTGACACCCGTGATGATCAATCTGGACGGATTTGTGCTGACCCACACCTATGAGCTGGTGGATATTCCCGCCTGGGAACAAGCGCGCGAATTTCTACCTCCTTATGAGACGGTTAATAAACTGGATTTTGACGCGCCCAAAAATATGGCCTTCAGCTCAAATCCGGGGAACAACCTGGAGTTCAAGCTCCGCCAGCACCGCGGAATGCTCCGCGCCAAAGAGCTTATTGCGGAGACGGATGGACGGTTTCAGGCGATCTTTGGCCGCAGCTATGGCGGGCTGACGGAAGCCTACCGCTGCGACGACGCGGAGCTGATCGTAGTCAGTGTAGGCAGCGTAACCGGCACCTGCAGAACAGTCGCGGATGAACTGCGGAATGAAGGCTGGAAAGTGGGAGTCCTGAAGATCCGGTTTATGCGCCCTTTTCCCGAAGAAGAAATCATTGCCGCCCTGCGGAACGCCAAAGCTGTAGCCGTGCTGGATAAGGATATTTCCTTTGGCTACGAAGGTACGGTATTTACGAACGTCAACTCCGCGCTGTCCAAAGCGGGGGCGGAAATACTCAAGCTAAACTTCATCGGCGGGCTTGGCGGCAGAGATATTTCCAAAGATCATATCCGGGAAATGTATCGGCGCCTGCAGGACGGATTGGACGGGATCGCACAGGAGAATGTGCAGTATTTGGGTCTGGGGGTCGCGATTGATGAGCGTGGTTAACAAAGTCAGAATTAACGCGAGAACGATTACGGACAAAGAATTTTTCTACGGGCATAAAGCGTGCGCGGGCTGCGGAGGAAGCCTTGCCGTAAGGCATATTCTCAAGGTGCTCGGCGAACGGACGTTTACCGTGCTTCCAGCAGGCTGTATGTCCGCGGTTGGGTTCAACTTTCCTCAGCTGTGCTTCGACAGCAACGCCATTATCTCCACTTTTGCCGGAACGGCATCGATGATGTCGGGCATTGCGGCGGGCGCCCGGGCGCTCGGATTGAAGGATTATCACGTTGTCGGCATCGCCGGCGACGGGGGAACCGCGGATATCGGCCTGCAGGCGCTGTCCGGCGCCATCGACCGGCGGGAGAAAGTCATCTATATTTGCTATGACAACGAAGCCTATATGAACACCGGCATTCAAAAGAGCGGTCTGACGCCTTTCGGCGCCCGGACGACGACGACGCCTGCCGGAGAGAATATTAAAGGCACGGTCACAACCAAGAAGAATATGTTCGAGATTGTTGCCGCACACGGAATCGACTATGCCGCGACGGCCAGCGTAGGCTATATCCAGGATTTTATCAATAAAA
This region of Paenibacillus sp. URB8-2 genomic DNA includes:
- a CDS encoding 2-oxoacid:acceptor oxidoreductase family protein is translated as MIEIRWHGRGGQGSFTASKLLGSAVTLYGSKHALAFPSFGPERRGAPMQAFTKIDDVRIRDRSEITRCDYIVVLDETLYRQELLSDLKEDGKLILNASRPEKYQEQGGSRIIALDATSVALEILNRPITNTAMLGALIGVSGITGVESVLEGMSHFLKGSLLDKNRQVVSRIYDEARRLQDEPTRIAQIR
- a CDS encoding transketolase C-terminal domain-containing protein translates to MGQRAFLCGNEAVAEGVRLSAPHVIAAYPITPQTVVVERLAEMVEDGSVKAEFMHVESEHSALSASMGASAVGARTFSSTSSQGLVYMAECLHYASGGRFPIVMMNANRSLALPWSIYGDHRDSMSLLDCGWIQVYTEDAQESLDMVLQAYAIAEHPEVLTPVMINLDGFVLTHTYELVDIPAWEQAREFLPPYETVNKLDFDAPKNMAFSSNPGNNLEFKLRQHRGMLRAKELIAETDGRFQAIFGRSYGGLTEAYRCDDAELIVVSVGSVTGTCRTVADELRNEGWKVGVLKIRFMRPFPEEEIIAALRNAKAVAVLDKDISFGYEGTVFTNVNSALSKAGAEILKLNFIGGLGGRDISKDHIREMYRRLQDGLDGIAQENVQYLGLGVAIDERG
- a CDS encoding MetQ/NlpA family ABC transporter substrate-binding protein codes for the protein MTKSRKIIIAAISLIVVILIAGGAWLQVSGSSKNETLVFGVAPGPYGDMIRKAIQPELEKKGYKVEIKEFTDYVQPDLALGNKEITANLFQHERYLKKFSADHSLELSSITNVPTAALGVYSKTLTAGSLEELKSKLKPGDIVSVPNDPTNQARALQVLVKSGLITIKNEIDPTKASEKDIDQNPYGLVFQPVEAAQLPRSLDSVTLSAINGNYAIAAGIPLGTAVIKEELSEDLKNVIAIRTEDKDKDFAKAIVEVVNSEAFKNEIESDQHEFKDFQRPQWYSEKWNIANK
- a CDS encoding YrdB family protein → MIGILQMLNLSLRFLLEIVVLIVYGFWGYRLGGSGWSRTLLCLGLPLIAAVVWAILGAPGASYALPAPLHLLLEILMFGTPIVLLILMNRPGQAAVYGIAVLVNKLLMVIWNQ
- a CDS encoding methionine ABC transporter permease, which encodes MLSLSVTGLITDLIKAFMETFLMCGISIFISIVLGLPLGLFIYITREGLFWQNRILHLIGGLLVNIVRSTPFVILLVLLIPVTHMLTGTTIGPLAASVPLSVAAVAFYARLVEGSLVEVDKGVLEAATAMGATNGRIIREVLLVEALPGLLRGLTVTVVSLVGYTAMAGIVGGGGVGDLAIRFGYYRYETNVMIITVVLLIVLVQVIQSLGELIAGETDKR
- a CDS encoding thiamine pyrophosphate-dependent enzyme produces the protein MSVVNKVRINARTITDKEFFYGHKACAGCGGSLAVRHILKVLGERTFTVLPAGCMSAVGFNFPQLCFDSNAIISTFAGTASMMSGIAAGARALGLKDYHVVGIAGDGGTADIGLQALSGAIDRREKVIYICYDNEAYMNTGIQKSGLTPFGARTTTTPAGENIKGTVTTKKNMFEIVAAHGIDYAATASVGYIQDFINKIQKASEVDGTSYIHVYAPCPTGWGTETDVTIDLAKEVVDTGLWVLAEYENGEFRLNRNPKSFAPVENYVRRQGRFKHLEDEDITAIMQARDAKWEQIRTSWKLK
- a CDS encoding pyridoxal phosphate-dependent aminotransferase, which produces MPELSRRLEVFSESVIRRMTRIANAHGAVNLSQGFPDFDPPEELKRALVNTAEGSIHQYAVTWGAPNFREALAVKQSKLLGIPINPDTEIVVTCGSTEAMMAAMMTVCNPGDKVIVFSPFYENYAADAILSGAEPIYVALKPPAFGFDADELEAAFRQKPKALILCNPSNPTGKVFSREELLIIAGLAEKYDTFVITDEVYEHIVYEPFEHTYFASLPGMFERTLSCSSLSKTYSITGWRLGYLIAPAAIAEGARKIHDFLTVGAAAPLQEAAVTALHFPESYYTDLTRLYSEKRNLFLDGLESLGLKYTVPQGAYYVMVDISEFGASDDVSFCEWMAREVGVAAVPGSSFFREPISHLIRFHFAKRQETLHDALNRLELLRQKAAKVAL
- a CDS encoding phenylacetate--CoA ligase family protein, encoding MGDKYWNRELETLPHDELEAYQLVQLREHLQFAYSRSGYYKEAFDLHGVKPVDLNRLEDIRKFPFVNKQIERERQLKKPLLGDMAAVDEEDVVFVSASSGSTGIPTVSPFTKTDFDEYQDVQSRLFWAAGMRPKDRYVHALNFTLFVGGPDVIGAQNLGALCIWAGTVPSERLLFILKEFQPTIIWTTPSYAWYLGETARKQGIDPAKDLAIRTIIVAGEPGGSIEATREAIERLWDAKIVDFYGISDIFGACAGMCEERNGLHIAEDHILVEVINPATLEPVADGERGELVLTTLRKSARPMIRFRTGDIGTFDRQPCSCGRTHGRIHIAGRLDDMFIVSGVNVFPSDIEFVVRNMPELTGEYQVTLSNENYATKYKVSVERAEGNEESSEAIAVKVSEKLKTRLGVRPSEVSVLEANVLPRATHKAKRIVDLREQNTQREASVDHARA
- a CDS encoding 4Fe-4S binding protein, encoding MNRPALRKYVNPQFLSDLPEGPCYDAGHLVTVNAGWRTRKPVLDSEACTGCYICYMNCPEGVIFKSDDKVDIDYDFCKGCGICANGCPKDAIVMIREGEA
- a CDS encoding methionine ABC transporter ATP-binding protein; this encodes MIRFENISVKYTLKSKQEVEAVRGVTLEIGEGEIFGIVGTSGAGKSTLLRTINLLQRPTDGRILIGGNDITHLKGEALRQLRLKTGMIFQHFNLIHNKTVFDNIAFAMRSAGKSKSEIERRVPEVLELVGLLDKAKSYPSNLSGGQKQRVGIARSIANDPQILLCDEPTSALDMETTQSILDLLKEINNRLKITTVIISHEMDVIKKICDKVAVMSKGEVVETGDVFRIFAVPEHPFTKQLVNSTLDLELPRKLNENRTKRLFKLVYRGERAEEPVISETVRKFPVDMNILHGKIEYIAEQPIGVLILNLEGAKESVDSAVSYLRTRVAEVEELHA
- a CDS encoding DoxX family protein → MKNTVTILMRVVLGGLFLAHGISKLQMGLGNVAGWFESIGVPGFLAYVVAAVELIGGVMLILGLFTRYVSVVLIAVLVGAVFTAKLSAGLLGNGQSAGYELDLAFILIALYLAVAGRTGLSLDSALFDKGNRS
- a CDS encoding dioxygenase family protein — its product is MLPSYFFAHGAPSLVIEDHEYTAFLKNLAASLPRKPKAIVIFSAHWEHKVQQVSAVQTHGTIYDFSGFPDELYRMTYPASGDAALSEQVLSLLNGTGIPVVPDTSRGLDHGSWAVLKLIYPDADIPVVALSVNRYLSNAEQYEIGKALGELREQDVLIIGSGGIVHNLRQIKWGAGAEDVDPWALEFDTWIEKRLEDWNLDELFRYRELAPYADRAVPTSEHFIPLLLAMGSGDAVRNAELLHRSYQWGSLSLTAWQFN
- a CDS encoding helix-turn-helix domain-containing protein — protein: MDIGSTIRAIRKRKNITIAQICEQTGLSQGFMSQVETNKTSPSIATLESIAGALKVPIAYLLLRKEERIQIVRAPERMQTTSGPEHLKVSHLGRTKNMRMVLVEFPPGSSTGEHPHAHEGEETHLVIRGKIRVEQGEDEAMLEEGDAFSWNACTPHKVQNIGEDTAVVLIAVYTEEQEDWKLT